The proteins below are encoded in one region of Campylobacter helveticus:
- a CDS encoding ferritin, with protein sequence MLSNEVVKLLNEQINKEMYAANLYLAMSSWCYENSFDGAGAFLFAHASEESEHARRLITYLNETDSKVELEAVKKPEQNFSSLLDVFEKTFAHEQSITQSINNLVEHMLAHKDYATFNFLQWYVSEQHEEEALFRGIVDKIKLMSDNGNGLYLADQYIKTLITK encoded by the coding sequence ATGCTGTCAAATGAAGTTGTAAAGCTTTTAAACGAACAGATTAATAAAGAAATGTATGCGGCGAATTTGTATCTTGCTATGAGTTCTTGGTGCTATGAAAATAGTTTTGACGGAGCTGGAGCGTTTTTATTCGCACACGCGAGTGAAGAAAGTGAGCACGCTAGGCGTCTTATTACCTACCTCAATGAAACAGATTCGAAGGTTGAGCTTGAGGCCGTGAAAAAACCTGAGCAGAATTTTAGCTCTTTACTTGATGTTTTTGAAAAGACTTTCGCACACGAGCAAAGCATTACTCAGTCTATTAATAATTTAGTTGAGCATATGTTGGCACATAAGGACTATGCGACTTTTAATTTCTTGCAGTGGTATGTGAGCGAACAGCACGAAGAGGAGGCGCTTTTTCGCGGTATAGTTGATAAAATCAAGCTGATGAGTGATAATGGTAATGGGCTTTATCTAGCCGACCAATATATCAAAACTTTAATTACTAAATAA
- a CDS encoding sugar phosphate nucleotidyltransferase, producing MKALILAAGFGSRLMPLTKEKPKCMVEYEKKAIIEYEIEALRAGGVSEIAVVGGYLAPVLKDFVAGLGVKSFYKNENYDKSNMLFTLFCAREFIQKCIDEGQDLIISYADIVYFKESVEKLSRARADLAIVVDRAWRELWEKRFENPLEDAESLKFKEGKIIELGKKPSSYADIEAQYIGLFKFSHTFLPEVLAFYDGLDRSALYDGKDFENMYMTSFLQALIDKFDNALAVEINGGWCEIDFKSDLEIKIDKAGF from the coding sequence ATGAAAGCGTTGATTTTAGCAGCAGGCTTTGGCTCAAGGCTAATGCCACTGACAAAAGAAAAGCCAAAATGTATGGTGGAGTATGAAAAAAAAGCGATTATCGAATATGAAATTGAAGCTTTAAGGGCTGGGGGCGTGAGTGAAATTGCCGTTGTTGGCGGATATTTAGCTCCCGTTTTAAAAGACTTTGTAGCTGGACTTGGTGTTAAGAGCTTTTATAAAAATGAAAATTATGATAAAAGCAATATGCTTTTTACGCTTTTTTGTGCGAGGGAATTTATACAAAAGTGCATTGATGAGGGGCAGGATTTGATTATCTCTTATGCAGATATTGTTTATTTTAAGGAAAGTGTTGAAAAGCTATCACGAGCTAGGGCGGATTTAGCCATCGTGGTGGATAGAGCTTGGCGTGAGCTTTGGGAGAAGCGTTTTGAAAATCCGCTCGAAGACGCTGAGAGCTTGAAATTTAAAGAGGGCAAAATCATAGAGCTTGGCAAAAAGCCCTCAAGCTACGCCGACATAGAGGCGCAATACATCGGGCTTTTTAAATTTTCGCACACCTTTTTGCCTGAGGTTTTGGCCTTTTATGATGGGCTAGATAGAAGCGCACTCTATGATGGCAAGGACTTTGAAAACATGTATATGACGAGCTTTTTACAAGCCTTGATAGATAAATTTGACAATGCTTTGGCGGTTGAGATAAATGGAGGCTGGTGTGAGATTGATTTTAAGAGCGACTTGGAGATTAAAATTGATAAGGCTGGGTTTTAG
- the prfB gene encoding peptide chain release factor 2: MDNYEFSELLKNLDSKVKNIASIIKPNELRIKLSEIEAKENDPNFWNDAKNAAVLGKEKTKITNLLTAYENAFNALNDASELFDMANSENDDETLKALFEDAPKLEDSITSLEISMLLSGENDNKNAIISIHPGAGGTESNDWASMLYRMYLRFCEREGFKVETLDFQEGDEAGLKDVSFLVKGENAYGYLKAENGIHRLVRTSPFDSAGRRHTSFSSVMVSPELDDDIEIEIEEKDLRIDFYRASGAGGQHVNKTESAVRITHIPTNIVVQCQNDRSQHKNKATAFKMLRSRLYELELMKQEAVANSGEKSEMGWGHQIRSYVLFPYQQVKDTRSNEAFSNAEGILDGDIKKMIEGVLIAMKAQNKE; this comes from the coding sequence ATGGACAATTATGAATTTAGCGAACTTTTAAAAAACCTTGATAGTAAGGTTAAAAATATAGCCTCCATTATAAAACCTAACGAGCTTAGGATAAAGCTTAGTGAAATTGAGGCTAAGGAAAATGACCCAAATTTTTGGAATGATGCCAAAAACGCCGCCGTTCTAGGTAAAGAAAAAACGAAAATTACAAATTTGCTCACAGCTTATGAAAACGCTTTTAATGCTCTAAATGACGCGAGTGAGCTTTTTGATATGGCAAATAGTGAAAATGATGATGAGACCTTAAAAGCACTTTTTGAAGATGCGCCTAAATTGGAAGATAGTATTACAAGTCTTGAAATTTCTATGCTTTTAAGCGGAGAAAATGATAATAAAAATGCCATCATCTCCATACATCCAGGTGCTGGTGGGACGGAGAGTAATGACTGGGCAAGTATGCTTTATAGAATGTATTTGCGTTTTTGCGAGAGGGAGGGTTTTAAAGTCGAAACTTTGGATTTTCAAGAAGGTGATGAAGCGGGACTTAAAGATGTGAGTTTTTTGGTTAAGGGAGAAAATGCTTATGGGTATTTAAAAGCAGAAAATGGAATTCACCGCCTTGTGAGAACTTCGCCTTTTGATAGTGCTGGGCGTAGGCATACAAGCTTTTCTAGCGTTATGGTAAGTCCGGAGCTTGATGATGACATTGAGATTGAGATTGAAGAAAAGGACTTGCGCATCGACTTTTACCGCGCAAGTGGGGCGGGCGGACAGCACGTTAATAAAACAGAATCAGCTGTCCGTATCACGCATATCCCTACCAACATAGTCGTGCAGTGCCAAAATGACAGAAGCCAACATAAAAATAAAGCCACAGCTTTCAAAATGCTTCGCTCACGCCTTTATGAGCTTGAGTTAATGAAGCAAGAAGCGGTGGCAAATTCAGGGGAAAAAAGCGAAATGGGCTGGGGGCATCAAATTCGCTCTTATGTGCTTTTTCCTTATCAGCAGGTTAAGGACACAAGAAGCAATGAAGCTTTTTCTAATGCAGAGGGAATTTTAGACGGAGATATTAAAAAAATGATAGAGGGTGTTTTAATCGCAATGAAAGCACAAAATAAGGAATAA
- the murA gene encoding UDP-N-acetylglucosamine 1-carboxyvinyltransferase — translation MTYLQIEGTNHLSGSVTINGAKNAALPLIVSSILAKNEVEISNVPEVEDIRTLISLLQNLGAKASLENHKAILNTATLNQTTAKYDIVRKMRASILTLGPLLARFKHCEVSLPGGCAIGQRPIDLHLLALEKMGANIQIKQGYVVASGALRGAEVLFDKITVTGSENIIMAAALANGKTRLLNVAKEPEVVQLCEVLKDGGLDIKGIGSDELEIYGTAGECLEFKEFAVIPDRIEAGTYLCAGAIVNSKISICKVNPSHLSAVLAKLEQMGFGIVVEGDSITLLPAKEIKPVEILTSEYPGFPTDMQAQFMALALRANGTSIIDERLFENRFMHVSELLRMGADIKLNGHIATINGGKELNAADVMATDLRASSALILAALAAKGVSRVHRIYHLDRGYENLEEKFKTLGANITRLKE, via the coding sequence ATGACTTATTTACAAATAGAAGGCACAAATCATTTAAGCGGAAGCGTCACCATCAATGGTGCGAAAAATGCAGCTTTACCGCTCATCGTTTCTAGCATTTTGGCAAAAAATGAAGTTGAAATTTCAAATGTCCCTGAGGTGGAGGACATTAGAACCCTCATTTCACTTTTGCAAAATTTAGGGGCAAAGGCAAGTTTAGAAAATCATAAAGCCATCCTAAACACCGCAACGCTTAATCAAACCACAGCAAAATACGACATCGTAAGGAAAATGAGAGCCTCCATACTGACCTTAGGACCTCTTTTAGCACGCTTTAAACATTGTGAAGTGAGCCTTCCCGGAGGCTGTGCCATAGGGCAAAGACCGATTGATTTGCACCTTTTAGCTCTAGAAAAAATGGGAGCAAATATCCAAATCAAACAAGGCTATGTCGTCGCAAGTGGAGCTTTAAGGGGTGCGGAAGTGCTATTTGATAAAATCACAGTTACAGGCAGTGAAAATATCATTATGGCAGCAGCTTTAGCTAATGGCAAAACAAGACTTTTAAATGTCGCAAAAGAGCCTGAAGTCGTGCAGCTTTGTGAGGTTTTAAAAGACGGAGGGCTTGATATTAAAGGAATTGGCAGTGATGAGCTTGAAATTTATGGCACGGCTGGGGAGTGTTTGGAATTTAAAGAATTTGCTGTGATACCTGATAGGATAGAGGCAGGGACATATCTTTGCGCTGGGGCTATTGTCAATTCAAAAATTAGCATTTGTAAGGTAAATCCAAGTCATCTAAGTGCAGTTTTGGCAAAACTTGAGCAAATGGGCTTTGGTATCGTTGTGGAGGGGGATAGCATTACCTTACTCCCTGCGAAAGAAATTAAGCCTGTGGAAATTCTTACAAGCGAGTATCCGGGCTTTCCTACCGATATGCAAGCACAATTTATGGCTCTAGCCCTTAGGGCAAATGGCACAAGTATCATCGATGAAAGGCTTTTTGAAAATCGCTTTATGCATGTGAGTGAGCTTTTAAGAATGGGAGCGGACATTAAGCTAAATGGACATATTGCAACCATTAACGGCGGTAAAGAGCTTAACGCGGCTGATGTGATGGCGACAGATTTAAGAGCTTCTTCAGCACTTATCCTAGCAGCTCTTGCAGCAAAAGGGGTAAGTAGGGTGCATAGAATTTATCATTTAGATAGGGGTTATGAAAATTTGGAGGAGAAATTTAAAACACTTGGCGCAAATATCACAAGGCTTAAAGAATGA
- a CDS encoding DMT family transporter translates to MGVFLVILGGIFWAVSGVLAEYLFENHYSVEWVSFYRLFCTGLILIILSLKRFEVQILTQKSTLFSLFIYALFGLLLTQYGYFKAIFYTDAGTATMIQYSAPLIIILFLCFKDKVLPKKLEFLALSLILIGLFLIATGGNLSDFKMSFWGILWALAGAFGVAFYSLCARGIIEKYGIFLLMGWASLIASGILLILLLGKIPSYDFDLKGYLALAGIIFIGTIGAFCLYLKGVEYIGALRASMIACIEPVAAAFMSYFFLKTHYGFLELFAFSLIIVSVFLNAMKVKPKID, encoded by the coding sequence ATGGGTGTTTTTCTTGTTATTTTAGGAGGGATTTTTTGGGCTGTAAGTGGGGTGTTAGCGGAATATCTTTTTGAAAATCATTATAGTGTTGAGTGGGTAAGTTTTTACCGCCTTTTTTGCACGGGACTTATTCTTATTATTTTAAGCCTTAAACGCTTTGAGGTGCAAATTCTCACGCAAAAAAGCACCTTATTTTCTCTTTTCATTTACGCCCTTTTTGGACTTTTGCTAACGCAATATGGCTACTTTAAGGCGATTTTTTACACGGACGCTGGAACGGCTACGATGATACAATATAGCGCCCCCTTAATCATTATACTTTTTCTTTGCTTTAAAGATAAGGTTTTGCCTAAAAAACTCGAATTTTTGGCACTTAGTCTTATTTTAATAGGACTTTTTCTCATCGCAACTGGAGGAAATTTAAGTGATTTTAAAATGAGTTTTTGGGGGATTCTCTGGGCTTTAGCTGGGGCTTTTGGCGTGGCGTTTTACTCACTTTGTGCAAGGGGCATTATAGAAAAATATGGCATTTTTTTACTAATGGGCTGGGCAAGTTTAATTGCTAGTGGAATTTTACTCATTTTACTGCTTGGTAAAATTCCTTCTTATGACTTTGATTTAAAGGGCTATTTAGCCTTGGCTGGGATCATTTTTATAGGCACGATAGGAGCATTTTGTCTTTATTTAAAAGGGGTCGAATATATCGGTGCATTAAGGGCTAGTATGATAGCGTGTATTGAGCCAGTAGCGGCGGCTTTTATGTCTTATTTCTTCCTCAAAACACACTATGGCTTTTTAGAGCTTTTCGCTTTTAGCCTCATTATCGTTAGTGTCTTTTTAAATGCGATGAAAGTAAAACCAAAAATTGACTAA
- a CDS encoding molybdopterin molybdotransferase MoeA has translation MKNIFETLELLKEQIAPLKENELIGLEDALGRILACDLYAKKNLPSFDNAALDGYAFNYADINEPLRIKGTILAGNKTLYELGKNECYKIMTGALMPKNADTILMLEEENLENGKLVIKTKPKQFNAFRFKGEEQKMGELLLKKGQKLNASMLTLLAAQGIYKIKVVRKPRIAIFSSGDELKEPWEECDEKSIYNANALGVSALLNGCDLSYLGIIKDEMSEVKKALQNSNFDLIITSGGASVGEADFMDKVLKELEFKKLFDGIKARPAKPTKLYEKDEKLILILPGNPMAAFLSCFIFAKKIVDLLGGNLEETSKIKAFMGQDLKLKVGRNNLILGNLKGNHFIPFNDNKFGSAMILPLVKSEFLFISEEGQAQITKGEEMQIIRL, from the coding sequence ATGAAAAATATTTTCGAAACCTTAGAGCTTCTAAAAGAGCAAATCGCACCCCTAAAGGAAAATGAGCTTATCGGTTTAGAAGACGCACTCGGTAGAATTTTAGCTTGTGATTTGTATGCAAAAAAAAATTTGCCAAGTTTTGATAATGCTGCCCTAGATGGCTATGCGTTTAATTATGCTGACATCAATGAGCCTTTGCGTATCAAAGGGACAATTTTGGCTGGCAATAAAACGCTTTATGAGCTTGGTAAAAACGAATGTTATAAAATAATGACAGGGGCATTAATGCCTAAAAATGCCGATACAATTTTAATGCTTGAAGAAGAAAATTTAGAAAACGGCAAACTTGTCATCAAAACAAAACCAAAGCAATTTAACGCTTTTCGTTTTAAGGGCGAAGAGCAAAAAATGGGGGAGCTTTTACTTAAAAAAGGACAAAAACTCAATGCTTCAATGCTAACCCTGCTTGCCGCACAAGGAATTTATAAAATAAAAGTGGTAAGAAAACCAAGAATTGCCATATTTTCAAGTGGAGATGAATTGAAAGAGCCTTGGGAGGAATGCGATGAAAAAAGCATTTATAATGCGAATGCTTTGGGCGTGAGTGCGCTACTTAATGGGTGTGATTTAAGCTATCTTGGCATAATCAAAGATGAAATGAGTGAAGTAAAAAAAGCCTTGCAAAATAGCAATTTTGACCTTATCATCACAAGTGGAGGGGCGAGTGTGGGTGAGGCAGATTTTATGGATAAGGTTTTAAAAGAGCTTGAATTTAAAAAACTTTTTGATGGGATTAAAGCGCGTCCAGCAAAGCCTACAAAACTTTATGAAAAAGATGAAAAATTAATTTTGATTTTACCGGGAAATCCTATGGCGGCTTTTCTTTCTTGTTTTATTTTTGCTAAAAAAATTGTCGATTTACTTGGTGGAAATTTGGAGGAGACGAGTAAAATTAAGGCTTTTATGGGACAAGATTTAAAGCTTAAGGTGGGGAGAAATAATTTGATTTTGGGAAATTTAAAAGGAAATCATTTTATCCCATTTAACGACAACAAATTTGGCTCAGCTATGATTTTACCGCTTGTAAAAAGTGAATTTTTATTCATTAGCGAGGAGGGACAAGCTCAAATTACAAAGGGCGAAGAGATGCAAATCATACGCCTTTAA
- the flaC gene encoding flagellin C → MKINNSNAMQQNYYLNNAQKSQDKALENIAAMRAISGVDSANLAIADSLRSQSSTIDQGVANAYDAIGVLQIADASLTNISQSADRLNELSVRMNSGVMTDAQKNMLRGEATRLTQSINDSFNNATFNGKNVFQTMEFVVGSGTETTNLNSLNTDGLSIDNQESITSFTDQLGSLRSEIGSGINALTSNINASVQNSINTKAAENNLLNNDMAKNVNDFNAGYLKENAAAFAAAQSNIMLQSKIASLLY, encoded by the coding sequence ATGAAAATTAACAACTCTAATGCGATGCAGCAAAATTATTATTTAAACAATGCGCAAAAGTCGCAGGATAAGGCTTTAGAAAATATCGCTGCGATGAGGGCTATTAGCGGAGTTGATAGTGCAAATTTGGCGATTGCAGATTCCTTAAGGTCGCAGTCAAGCACCATAGACCAAGGCGTGGCAAATGCTTATGATGCGATAGGTGTTTTGCAAATCGCTGATGCAAGTTTGACAAATATTTCCCAAAGTGCTGATAGGCTTAATGAGCTTTCTGTGAGGATGAATAGCGGCGTAATGACTGACGCACAAAAAAATATGCTAAGGGGTGAGGCAACTCGTTTGACGCAGTCTATTAACGACTCTTTTAATAATGCAACTTTTAACGGCAAAAATGTTTTTCAAACTATGGAATTTGTGGTAGGTAGTGGCACAGAAACAACAAATTTAAATTCTTTAAACACCGATGGTTTAAGCATAGATAATCAAGAAAGCATCACAAGTTTCACTGACCAACTAGGTAGTCTAAGAAGTGAGATAGGCTCAGGTATCAATGCTTTAACTTCTAATATTAACGCGAGTGTGCAAAATAGTATCAACACTAAAGCCGCAGAAAATAATTTGCTAAATAATGATATGGCGAAGAATGTCAATGACTTTAATGCTGGATACTTAAAAGAAAATGCCGCCGCTTTCGCTGCCGCACAAAGCAATATTATGCTTCAATCCAAAATCGCCTCTTTGTTATACTAA
- a CDS encoding DUF2972 domain-containing protein: MHLTRGGGGVSSLLFKLYLIKKTHKKHLKIYQQITEVFPELRRIPLEQCSDYKQGLECQFHLSYLLGQALIKADKTWYKGGYFKLFKDIKEAKQIYKAFKEMKEELGVVPNLEGVKANHLKKSLVSKEFQSLLKTSYIPLQNLILDNFAFILEHLELIYLWLNSKEFKDKYEKENYPYPPLLNPDILNELLNLEDEQNKETLRIKLKELSNTQHTNALSDTIKAYAKAGLDYRLIPAEKAWEMNLPLPKNYKFLFWGSHGVGNTGIHTFLYQSGFTVYSCLADEGSKATYLYQYKGVISHKKGENIYLSLIEYFNAAYYDEDGDKLGSLYPDTPTLHQTRDPISSHKTHTTVKRPGANYKRNVNVDDDVKEIVKNRVGYWGGRGIINNPSFIGSLSIIESKYEIYHDFLLKKRLKNIKDIIIIDSADIIGEKGEKTMLRLAKEFNFEIPDFERIRKIFSLRISEYFPTIFPLYVDCDKYLKCFVCLTKFQLMDKEHINVNSYFGFKDEEFIACVHKDELKIFRQNVSKIHLCKDKLQKIALELEILKKNEEYKRNRIKEDKLLDYLKAHPNIAKKFKKVLDEKHLPFIKEQRPDIVASWKYYQEFEKMCEELQNQDIV, translated from the coding sequence TTGCATTTGACACGGGGGGGGGGGGGGGTAAGCTCTCTTCTTTTTAAACTCTATTTAATTAAAAAAACCCACAAAAAACATCTTAAAATTTATCAACAAATCACAGAAGTCTTCCCAGAACTTAGACGCATACCTTTAGAACAATGTAGCGATTATAAACAAGGCTTAGAATGTCAGTTTCATCTTTCTTATCTTTTAGGACAAGCCTTAATCAAAGCAGATAAGACTTGGTATAAGGGAGGCTATTTTAAACTCTTTAAAGACATCAAAGAAGCAAAGCAAATTTATAAAGCTTTTAAAGAGATGAAGGAAGAGCTTGGTGTTGTGCCAAATTTAGAAGGTGTTAAAGCAAATCATCTCAAAAAATCCTTAGTATCAAAAGAATTTCAAAGTCTTTTAAAAACATCATATATCCCTTTACAAAATCTCATCTTAGATAATTTTGCTTTTATCTTAGAGCATTTAGAACTCATCTATTTATGGCTTAACTCTAAAGAATTTAAAGACAAATATGAAAAGGAAAATTACCCTTATCCTCCATTACTTAATCCAGATATCTTAAATGAGCTTTTAAATTTAGAAGATGAACAAAATAAAGAAACACTAAGAATCAAGCTTAAAGAACTTTCCAATACACAACATACAAATGCTTTAAGTGATACTATAAAAGCCTATGCTAAGGCTGGGCTTGATTATAGACTAATCCCAGCTGAGAAAGCTTGGGAAATGAATTTGCCTTTGCCGAAAAATTATAAATTTTTGTTTTGGGGGAGTCATGGAGTGGGGAATACTGGCATTCATACTTTCTTATACCAGAGCGGTTTTACAGTCTATAGTTGCCTCGCTGATGAAGGCTCCAAAGCAACTTATCTTTATCAATATAAAGGCGTAATAAGTCATAAAAAAGGAGAAAATATTTATTTGTCTCTTATTGAATATTTTAATGCTGCGTATTATGATGAGGATGGAGATAAGCTTGGTAGTTTATATCCCGATACGCCAACTTTACATCAAACGAGAGACCCAATTTCATCTCATAAAACACATACAACAGTAAAAAGACCGGGAGCAAACTACAAAAGAAATGTAAATGTCGACGATGATGTAAAAGAAATTGTAAAAAATAGAGTGGGCTATTGGGGAGGAAGAGGCATTATTAACAATCCCTCTTTTATAGGCTCTTTGTCAATTATAGAATCCAAATATGAGATTTATCACGATTTTTTACTTAAAAAAAGATTAAAAAATATTAAAGATATTATTATCATTGATAGTGCTGATATAATAGGAGAAAAAGGTGAAAAAACAATGCTTCGTTTAGCCAAAGAATTTAATTTTGAAATACCAGATTTTGAAAGAATTAGAAAAATATTTTCTTTAAGAATATCCGAGTATTTTCCAACAATTTTCCCTCTTTATGTTGATTGCGATAAATATTTAAAATGCTTCGTTTGTCTTACCAAATTTCAACTTATGGATAAGGAACATATTAATGTCAATTCTTATTTTGGTTTCAAAGATGAAGAATTTATCGCTTGTGTGCACAAAGATGAATTGAAAATTTTCCGTCAAAATGTTTCAAAAATTCATCTTTGTAAGGATAAATTGCAAAAAATTGCTCTTGAGTTAGAAATTCTTAAGAAAAACGAAGAATACAAACGCAATAGAATAAAAGAAGATAAGCTTTTAGACTATCTTAAAGCTCACCCAAATATCGCTAAGAAATTTAAAAAAGTTCTAGATGAAAAGCATTTGCCCTTTATCAAAGAACAAAGACCCGACATCGTTGCTTCGTGGAAATACTACCAAGAATTTGAAAAGATGTGCGAGGAATTACAAAACCAAGATATTGTATAA
- a CDS encoding DUF4149 domain-containing protein: MKAVNLFLLAAVIGVELVLGVVVAPVIFYPQNLIGDNVLNHFQSGLIMSDIFVKMGYVLLVVAFFNAFYELVNFLKKRENFQLRFSKFALSFIVLALALFFVFHFTAYILEAQKLGESVIQTAEFQSMHEASEVVIKIIVCMQIFLYFLSFKIAKKD, translated from the coding sequence ATGAAAGCGGTCAATCTTTTTTTATTAGCTGCGGTGATAGGGGTGGAGCTTGTTTTAGGTGTGGTGGTCGCACCTGTCATTTTTTATCCACAAAACTTAATTGGAGATAATGTTTTAAACCACTTTCAAAGTGGGCTTATAATGAGTGATATTTTCGTCAAAATGGGCTATGTGTTACTTGTGGTAGCATTTTTTAATGCTTTTTATGAATTGGTGAATTTTCTTAAAAAGAGAGAAAATTTTCAATTAAGATTCTCTAAATTTGCCCTTTCTTTCATCGTTTTAGCTCTTGCTTTATTCTTTGTATTTCATTTTACCGCGTATATTTTAGAAGCTCAAAAATTAGGCGAAAGCGTGATACAAACAGCAGAATTTCAAAGTATGCACGAGGCGAGTGAGGTGGTGATAAAAATTATCGTTTGTATGCAAATATTTTTATATTTTTTAAGCTTTAAAATAGCCAAAAAAGACTAA
- a CDS encoding sugar transferase, protein MINNPNSAIQRMKNHLSYKLGQELIAFDTGGGGGKLSSF, encoded by the coding sequence ATGATAAACAATCCTAACTCAGCCATACAAAGAATGAAAAATCATCTCTCTTATAAATTAGGGCAAGAGCTTATTGCATTTGACACGGGGGGGGGGGGGGGTAAGCTCTCTTCTTTTTAA
- a CDS encoding gamma-glutamyl-CDP-amidate hydrolase — translation MFIGISQRLLSNESYYELREALALEWGEFFKENLKPFLPLPLSYEVDFKAYAPHLRGVILSGGNDLNALNPNELSLKRDAYESKIIAHCLKNDLPLLGICRGAQMIAWYFKSSLKPCQNHIGTHSILTKKGVFEVNSFHNFCIENLGENLKSLAVAEDKSIEAFKHKKRQIYGIMWHIEREKGLGESAIFKKWLKGVK, via the coding sequence TTGTTTATAGGAATTTCACAACGCTTACTTTCAAACGAGAGCTATTACGAGCTAAGAGAAGCCCTAGCGCTTGAGTGGGGGGAATTTTTTAAAGAAAATTTAAAGCCTTTTTTACCCTTGCCGCTTTCTTATGAGGTTGATTTTAAGGCTTATGCACCGCATCTTAGGGGCGTGATTTTAAGCGGAGGCAATGACTTAAACGCTTTAAATCCTAACGAACTTTCTCTAAAAAGAGATGCTTATGAGAGTAAAATCATTGCCCATTGTCTTAAAAACGACTTGCCACTTCTAGGAATTTGCAGAGGTGCGCAAATGATAGCGTGGTATTTTAAGTCTTCTTTAAAGCCCTGTCAAAATCATATAGGCACTCATAGCATTTTGACAAAAAAGGGTGTATTTGAAGTAAATTCCTTTCATAATTTTTGCATTGAAAATTTGGGGGAAAATTTAAAAAGCCTCGCTGTGGCTGAGGATAAAAGTATAGAGGCTTTTAAACATAAAAAAAGGCAAATTTATGGCATTATGTGGCACATCGAGCGTGAAAAGGGGCTTGGTGAAAGTGCTATTTTTAAAAAATGGCTTAAAGGAGTAAAATGA
- a CDS encoding YggS family pyridoxal phosphate-dependent enzyme, producing MNLEQILEKTKNVRLIAASKYVNAEIIKEFYYKGLSEFGENQVKALSEKKEILKNENLAIKWHFIGTLQSNKINLLIKQRPILWQSCNSLKLAHAVNKRLDYTLDTLLEINSAFEESKSGIEPNKALEEYLQIKEECKNLNLKGVMCIGTHSNDVKMIQKSFETTYKIYENLQKYGANICSMGMSKDFELALKCGSNMLRLGSILFKSP from the coding sequence ATGAATTTAGAACAAATCTTAGAAAAAACCAAAAATGTCCGCCTCATCGCTGCGAGTAAATATGTCAATGCTGAAATCATAAAAGAGTTTTATTATAAAGGCTTAAGCGAATTTGGCGAAAATCAAGTCAAGGCTCTAAGCGAAAAAAAAGAAATTTTAAAGAATGAGAACTTGGCTATTAAATGGCATTTTATAGGCACATTGCAAAGCAATAAAATCAATCTTCTTATCAAGCAACGACCCATATTATGGCAAAGTTGCAATTCTTTAAAACTTGCCCACGCGGTTAATAAAAGGCTTGATTATACCCTTGATACCCTACTTGAAATTAATAGTGCCTTTGAGGAAAGTAAAAGTGGAATTGAGCCCAATAAGGCTTTGGAGGAATATTTGCAAATTAAAGAAGAATGTAAAAATTTAAACCTTAAGGGCGTGATGTGTATAGGAACGCATAGCAACGATGTAAAAATGATACAAAAAAGTTTTGAAACAACTTATAAAATTTATGAAAATTTGCAAAAATACGGCGCAAACATTTGCTCTATGGGTATGAGTAAGGATTTTGAGTTGGCTTTGAAATGCGGTTCAAATATGCTAAGACTTGGGAGTATTCTTTTCAAAAGCCCTTAA